One Phoenix dactylifera cultivar Barhee BC4 chromosome 14, palm_55x_up_171113_PBpolish2nd_filt_p, whole genome shotgun sequence DNA window includes the following coding sequences:
- the LOC120113144 gene encoding protein TAPETUM DETERMINANT 1-like, with protein MAAVLNLLAASFVFLCILKAGSAHCTLSDIAVSQSKTGANVQGKPEYQVVIANNCICSQSSLLLKCSGFNSAEPVDPYVFKPVGGGQCSVNNEQPVFKGSDITFKYSWDSQFDLSPVSSLINCS; from the exons ATGGCAGCCGTTTTGAATCTCCTCGCAGCTTCTTTTGTTTTCCTCTGCATCTTAAAagcag GTTCTGCACACTGCACTCTATCCGACATTGCAGTGAGCCAGTCAAAGACAGGAGCCAATGTGCAAGGAAAGCCCGAGTACCAGGTAGTGATAGCCAACAATTGTATATGTAGCCAATCAAGCTTGCTCTTGAAGTGCAGCGGTTTCAACAGTGCTGAGCCAGTAGATCCTTACGTCTTCAAACCAGTGGGCGGAGGTCAATGTTCTGTCAACAATGAACAACCTGTTTTCAAAGGCTCCGATATCACATTTAAATATTCCTGGGATTCTCAATTCGACCTCTCGCCAGTTAGCTCTCTGATCAATTGCTCATGA